GTGTAGTGGGACATGAAACCTCTCCTTTTTCAATGGGATTGTATCAGTGTAGCACAAATGCAGGCGGGATTCAACCAAAGAAGCGGCGCCGCCTCAGGCGGCGCCGCGTATCACCGGGCTTCTTCCGAAATGGGCCTTACCAGAACCTCCAGCACCCGGCGGTGATCCACCTCTTTGACGGTGACGTCCAGACCCTCCCATCGGAATCGGTCGCCGGATTGAGGCAGCCGGCGGAGCTGCTCCACCACCCAGCCCGAGACCGTGCTTGCGTCACACTGGCCGCGGATGGAGAAGAGGTCATAGAGGTCTGAAAGGTCAGCGCTGCCGGAGATGAGATAGCTGCCGTCGCCCTGGGAACGGAAATACTCCGAGACCTCATCGTGTTCATCCCAGATCTCACCCACCAGCTCCTCCATGATGTCCTCCATGGTCACAAGGCCCTCGGTGCCGCCGTACTCATCCACCACCACGGCCATATGCAGCTTCTTTGTCTGAAGCGTCCGCAGCAGCTGGTCCACCCGGGTGTTGGGCGCGGTATAGTGGATGGGGCTGATGCAGGCGGAGATGTCGCCCTGGCCCCGGTAGCGGGCGGAGTAAAAGTCCTTTTCGTGGATCACGCCGATGATATCGTCAATGCCCTCGTGATAGACCGGGAGCCGGGAGTAGCCGCTTTCGGCAAAGGAGGCGGCGATCTCCTCTATGGTGGCCTGGTCTGAGATGGCGGCAATGTCCACCCGGGGCGTCAGAATATCGCCGGCCTCCAGATCGCCGAAGGTGATGGCCGAGCGGATCAGCTCACTTTCGTGCTGATCCAACCCGCCTTCGTTCTCCGCCTCGGAAACCATGGTGATCAGCTCTTCCTCCGTGATGCCCTGGCTCTCCCCCGTGCGGAAGATGGCGCTGAGCAGCCGCTTCCACTGGGCAAAGAGGAAGTTCAGCGGCCGCAGAATCACAAGGAAGACGCGCAGCACCGGCGCAGAGGCCATGGCAAATTTCTCCGGGTTCTCCTT
This window of the Dysosmobacter acutus genome carries:
- a CDS encoding HlyC/CorC family transporter, whose product is MDSPSITMTIAILALVCLSAYFSATETAFSSLNRIRLKSKADGGDRRAALALSLSEEYDRLLSTILIGNNIVNITATTVGTVLFTRLAGVYGPTVSTVLLTVVILIFGEISPKSLAKENPEKFAMASAPVLRVFLVILRPLNFLFAQWKRLLSAIFRTGESQGITEEELITMVSEAENEGGLDQHESELIRSAITFGDLEAGDILTPRVDIAAISDQATIEEIAASFAESGYSRLPVYHEGIDDIIGVIHEKDFYSARYRGQGDISACISPIHYTAPNTRVDQLLRTLQTKKLHMAVVVDEYGGTEGLVTMEDIMEELVGEIWDEHDEVSEYFRSQGDGSYLISGSADLSDLYDLFSIRGQCDASTVSGWVVEQLRRLPQSGDRFRWEGLDVTVKEVDHRRVLEVLVRPISEEAR